A region of Lacinutrix sp. Hel_I_90 DNA encodes the following proteins:
- a CDS encoding tyrosine-type recombinase/integrase — protein sequence MLKSFTDYLALERNYSVLTINAYKNDIESFQKFLLSEYEDENLSKANYSQIRSWIVSLVESKLSNRSINRKVSALNSFYKFLLKIGELEVNPLAKHKALKTSKKIQVPFSEAEVAIAIDELHHDDDFQGIRNKLIIELFYSTGIRRIELVNLKLSDIDMANNLLKVLGKRNKERYVPLLNTVIKTIKLYLDKRQALEVITDKDTFFLTNKGVKIYETLVYRIINDYFSQASNKVKKSPHILRHSFATHLLNQGADLNAVKELLGHSSLAATQVYTHNSIAELKKVYSKAHPRSKK from the coding sequence ATGCTTAAGTCGTTTACAGATTACCTTGCTTTAGAACGGAATTATTCTGTATTAACTATCAACGCTTATAAAAACGATATAGAATCATTTCAAAAGTTTTTACTTTCAGAATACGAGGATGAAAATCTTTCTAAAGCAAACTATTCACAAATAAGAAGTTGGATTGTAAGCCTAGTCGAATCAAAACTCTCAAATCGAAGCATTAATCGAAAAGTTTCGGCACTAAATTCTTTTTATAAATTCTTATTGAAAATAGGAGAATTAGAAGTCAATCCATTAGCAAAACATAAAGCACTCAAAACAAGTAAGAAAATACAAGTGCCGTTTTCGGAAGCTGAAGTTGCTATAGCGATAGACGAGTTACATCATGATGATGATTTTCAAGGTATTCGTAATAAATTGATTATCGAGTTGTTTTATTCTACAGGAATAAGACGTATAGAACTGGTGAATTTAAAACTGTCAGACATTGACATGGCTAATAACCTGTTAAAAGTTCTGGGTAAGCGAAACAAAGAACGCTATGTGCCATTATTAAATACAGTTATTAAGACCATTAAACTTTATTTAGACAAAAGACAAGCGTTAGAAGTAATTACAGATAAAGACACTTTTTTTCTAACCAATAAAGGCGTTAAAATTTACGAAACTCTTGTTTACAGAATAATAAATGACTATTTTAGTCAAGCATCAAACAAAGTAAAAAAGAGTCCACATATATTAAGACATTCCTTTGCGACGCATCTATTAAACCAAGGTGCAGATTTAAATGCTGTAAAAGAACTACTGGGACACTCAAGTTTAGCGGCTACGCAGGTGTATACGCATAATAGTATAGCAGAACTGAAAAAAGTGTATTCAAAAGCACATCCTAGAAGTAAAAAATAA